One part of the Meleagris gallopavo isolate NT-WF06-2002-E0010 breed Aviagen turkey brand Nicholas breeding stock chromosome 20, Turkey_5.1, whole genome shotgun sequence genome encodes these proteins:
- the PIK3R6 gene encoding phosphoinositide 3-kinase regulatory subunit 6, which translates to MLCCSPGPAMESAEAESDILRRVRTLLRELDGHHPACQSDRGMLRWTLHKKIDQNPSNSPILVRILVKELERAERGDYRHYIIPLLHTLMYALIKAPCISDELCSRVYDFCKKLLTLPKPFCTIGLDYAARLKMEKTAPGMLYQRMVISEQSLRSDPYPYQEKIFIFADPELLSEAICKALLTDTEAARVSQSPRACMCYVITHAMQAALGEGCDLSALRMQLQGMPSSEVEHWFQEVVMAVECTGSKVAADRGQHMERLQSIYSAILSSSPPGDAPLEGLQGTPLPNPNISFHLWTEDDQLWKELVLFIRPLSQSCEPDHLSQDLDNFEIQDIISDCECCEQTRFSVLSTDSGIERDLPPTSEEPFAPCSADTEQSRLHRKGGIKKKPSPLESVAFLQTGCNGPGVKPTAKVQRRVGIPTEPTAPLLRLHTARIVLLGDDRILGRLAQAYHSLRKRETRRVFLTPRLNLQFYYMPVTGQPGALAAANPSATSPEELCEVAAYLGRADPWYESNINTLCHMIPKLATMPSSPSKHLVTDLFITDVIAYYVRMGAQPVCFQVYAVKVFFSSSSQEPAEDVFLTELCVRMQDSISPREVNPAKKKTTLDGPGIDLNVTYRKVVVSDRAKEVSLSLRSTGLSMKAIPANAAEDLACLNVDVTEVVRINNLSGRSFSTVANKLKTCNIKIRSTEQRPFTLCLDKDSRRTYRNVISLEVSPCLEPSYCLQKSRTMKFSLHEAEDVGLVKYMPKSLLLPINTFAGVIQ; encoded by the exons atgctctgctgcagccccgGCCCAGCCATGGAGAGTGCAG AGGCGGAGTCGGACATCCTGCGCCGTGTTCGCACGCTGCTGCGCGAGCTGGATGGCCACCACCCTGCCTGCCAGAGTGACCGAG GGATGCTACGATGGACCCTGCACAAAAAAATTGACCAGAATCCCAGTAACAGCCCCATCCTGGTCCGGATCCTGGTGAAAGAGCTGGAGAGG GCAGAGCGAGGTGACTACAGGCATTACATCATCCCCCTGCTGCACACGCTGATGTACGCCTTGATCAAG GCTCCCTGCATCTCTgatgagctctgcagcagagtgTATGATTTCTGCAAGAAGCTGCTCACTCTGCCCAAACCTTTCTGCACCATTGGTCTGGACTATGCTGCCAGGCTGAAGATGGAAAAGACGGCACCAG GAATGCTCTACCAAAGGATGGTGATTTCCGAACAAAGTCTTAGAAGCGACCCCTACCCCTACCAGGAAAA GATTTTCATCTTCGCCGACCCGGAGCTGCTCTCTGAAGCCATCTGCAAGGCTCTGCTCACTGACACAGAGGCAGCTCGTGTCTCCCAGAGCCCGCGGGCGTGTATGTGCTATGTGATTACCCACGCTATGCAGGCAGCCCTGGGCGAGGGCTGTGACCTCAGCGCCTTGAGGATGCAGCTCCAG GGCATGCCCAGCAGCGAGGTCGAGCACTGGTTCCAGGAGGTGGTGATGGCTGTCGAGTGCACGGGGAGCAAAGTGGCTGCAGACCGTGGGCAGCACAtggagaggctgcagagcaTCTACAGTgccatcctcagctcctcaccacCAG GTGATGCTCCTCTGGAAGGGCTGCAGGGCACCCCACTGCCCAACCCCAACATCAGCTTCCACCTCTGGACAGAAGATGATCAGCTCT ggaaggagctGGTGCTGTTCATCCGCCCGCTGTCGCAGAGCTGCGAGCCCGATCACCTGAGCCAGGACCTGGACAACTTTGAGATCCAGGACATCATTTCAGACTGCGAGTGCTGTGAGCAGACCCGCTTCTCCGTGCTCTCCACCGACAGCGGCATCGAGAGGGATCTGCCACCGACTTCCGAGGAGCCCTTTGCCCCGTGCAGTGCTGACACAGAGCAATCCCGGCTCCATAGGAAAggtggcattaaaaaaaagccctcGCCGCTGGAGAGCGTGGCCTTCCTGCAGACCGGCTGCAACGGCCCCGGGGTGAAACCTACAGCCAAAGTGCAGAGGAGAGTGGGGATCCCCACTGAGCCCACGGCCCCGTTGTTGAGGCTGCACACTGCCCGCATTGTGCTGCTGGGGGACGACCGCATCCTGGGGCGCCTGGCCCAAGCCTACCATTCCCTGCG GAAGCGAGAGACACGACGTGTCTTCCTGACCCCAAGGCTAAACCTGCAGTTCTACTACATGCCGGTGACCGGGCAGCCGGGCGCACTGGCAGCTGCG AACCCCTCTGCCACCAGCCCTGAGGAGCTCTGCGAGGTGGCCGCCTACCTGGGCAGAGCCGATCCCTGGTATGAGAGCAACATCAACACGCTGTGCCACATGATCCCCAAGCTGGCCACCATG CCTTCCTCTCCAAGCAAGCATCTGGTGACTGATCTCTTCATCACTGATGTTATTGCTTACTACGTCCGTATGGGCGCCCAGCCCGTCTGCTTCCAGGTGTATGCAGTGAAG gttttcttCAGCAGCTCGTCTCAGGAGCCAGCTGAGGATGTGTTCCTCACGGAGCTGTGTGTCCGGATGCAGGACAGCATCTCCCCCAGAG AGGTAAACCCTGCCAAGAAGAAGACGACCCTGGATGGCCCTGGCATAGATCTGAATGTAACATACAGGAAG GTCGTGGTGAGTGACCGGgcaaaggaggtgtccctgtcccTGCGCTCCACGGGTCTCTCAATGAAGGCCATCCCTGCCAACGCAGCTGAAG ATCTGGCCTGTCTAAATGTGGACGTCACTGAAGTTGTTAGGATCAACAACTTGTCAGGACGATCCTTCTCA ACCGTGGCAAACAAGTTGAAGACGTGCAACATCAAAATCAGGAGCACGGAGCAGAGGCCCTTCACACTGTGTCTGGACAAGGACAGCAGAAGGACCTACAGGAATGTGATCAG CCTGGAAGTGTCTCCTTGCCTAGAGCCCAGCTACTGCCTGCAAAAGTCAAGGACAATGAAATTCAGCCTGCACGAAGCAGAGGATGTGGGACTTGTGAAATACATGCCCAAgtctctgctgctgcccatcaACACATTTGCAGGTGTCATCcaatga